The sequence below is a genomic window from Oreochromis niloticus isolate F11D_XX linkage group LG3, O_niloticus_UMD_NMBU, whole genome shotgun sequence.
ttatttctccctgatatccgatccagtaatttaggtcaggatCAGACCGATACTGTATATCTGATCGGTCCATCCCtaaatcaaacctctgtaactttgcttcacttcagcagcatcagctcatgttcacatgttgattcatggtttgcttcagtttttgatcgactgcagaatattttgaaggttatctgctataaaaagccagaacagcaaaatctgcttcatgtgtttctgtttgatcctcagtgactttgacacaaaggcctctgctgtgatgatcacacctctgatcaagtctcacagtgtcacaactgataaatgatcagagttagaagatttctgactgtctgctgtgtgccgtgacctttgacctgctaaagagagtcagctgtggattattcattgttgtgtctgatacttagaaccATGAGGAAGAagctacacagttaatcagggtccaCTCTCTCTGAATTaggaaaggtgggcaggccgcatgtgggccgcgggccatacgttgagtatcactgtttgaaatgtgaacattgttctgctgcagtcaatggactaaaccagagaagaagaaaacagactttaccatgaagatcctcagtgtggatcagtataatatcagcctgatgtctgcagtttagtgtcagcacaactttcacatcatattcatctcagcacaactaaaacatgctgactgacctcagagtttcaagtccacatcctggactctccaggaaaccacacagatgcttcactcctgaatcctgcaggtagTTGTTGTTTAAGAAATAGTGGGAGTCactactcaggtccagctctctcagatgggaggggttggacttcagcgctgctgccagataatcacagctgatctttgacaaaccacattccttcaatctgtataaagaatgaaagatgtaagtttattagacaaagtgtgagcttggaatcattcagtgtttcatcatctgttcagagctgaagaaggttcagaatgtagaagtttagaaaatggaaactccaaacagctgaagccaacaggaagcagcttcaaacaaacacaacaagagaaaaaactctgaatgtttcacattaaagtcgtacatttcaAACAAGTGTATTTTAAAGACAGCGTCACTGATGATCATCTTCTGCtcagttaaaataaatgaagctCTAAAGGGCTCAGTCTTTATCTCCAATAAACAAAGCTGATCATGGAGACCCACCAGGTCAGCTGATCTATGGACAGCACGAGCATCTTTAACTAAGTGTGAGAGGTGAGCAGTCTTTGGAAGCCTTTACTGTCTGATAGTGATGTTTAAACTCAGAGCAGGATTTGGAtcattattttccttttcttctatTATTATGTTCAGCTTCTGCTTCACAGATAATCACTGAGATGTTTCCCACTGTTGGACAAACTTTCACAGTTTCTTCATAAAGGAGATCTCCTGTGGAGTCCATCTGTGCACACACAGTACTACCAAACTCATCTcatactgaacacacacactttgtagGAATCATCAGTACTTTGACTGTTTCTCAGGTTAGCTTCAGGTTATCCATTTAGCATTTCTCCAGTCTGAGTCACAGAGTGTCACATGACGTGACAGAAGCTGATTGGTCAGCTGCAGTGATGGTGGTGGAGCAGCATTAACGATGATGCTGTAGAACAACAGGAACACAGGATATCAGACTGTTAGTGGGTTTCATCATTCCTGCTGCACTGTTTGTCCTTCTTATTGAAGTGACCTGCTGAGAGCTCACACTGTTCTCTGTAGAAATGATGTCAGTCTGACTCGTCACATGTTTGGAGGCATGTTTGATGTTTGCTCTTCTGGAAACTCTCAGTATCAAATATGGAAGATGCAAAGTAGACACGCTTCAGTCTGTATGGACCTGTTTCTGTAGCTGCCACCATCATTCTACATGTTTCTACATCAGCTTATCAAATCCTGTCTGCTGTTAAAGTCTTTATTTATTACTCTTCACCTGCTTCACTGACACTGTGTGGGCGGAGCTCAGCTCCACCCACACAGTGACAGCTCCTCTCTGGAGCTAAACTTCTGCTTCATCTCCGcctcttttctcttcttcagtGTTCTGCAGCCACGGAGCCTCACAGCCGTTAGCACACCCATACCTGACCAGCTAGCATTACCCAGCATGCCGTGCAGCAGTGTCAGTTTGTAAATGTGCAATAATTCCTGCTCCAAACTGTTTCACAGATtgctgtgtgccgtgacctttgacctgctaaagagagtcagctgtggattattcattgttgtgtctgatacttagaaccATGAGGAAGAagctacacagttaatcagggtcccctctctctgaattaggaaaggtgggcaggccgcgtgtgggccgcgggccatacgttgagtatcactgtttgaaatgtgaacattgtcctgctgcagtcaatggactaaaccagagaagaagaaaacagactttaccatgaagatcctcagtgtggatcagtataatatcagcctgatgtctgcagtttagtgtcagcacaactttcacatcatattcatctcagcacaactaaaacatgctgactgacctcagagtttcaagtccacatcctggactctccaggaaaccacacagatgcttcactcctgaatcctgcaggtagTTGTTccagctcaggtccagctctctcagatgggaggggttggacttcagcgctgctgccagataatcacagctgatctctgacaaaccacagtgctccaatctgtataaagaatgaaagatgcaagtttattagacaaagtgtgagcttgaaatcattcagtgtttcatcatctgttcagagctgaagaaggttcagaatgtagaagtttagaaaatggaaactccaaacagctgaagccaacaggaagcagcttcaaacaaacacaacaagagaaaaaactctgaatgtttcacattaaagtcgtacatttcaAACAAGAGTGTTTTAAAGACAGCGTCACTGATGATCATCTTCTGCTCAGTAAAACTTTGGTCATTTCCTGTTTAGATGAGTTATGTTTGCTTGGGTAGTTGTTTggtcctgctcctcacatacaaggtcttaaataatcaggccccatcttatcttaatgaccttgtagtaccatatcaccctattagagcacttcgctctcgctctgcaggcttacttgttgttcctagagtatttaaaagtagaatgggaggcagagccttcagttttcaggcccctcttctgtggaaccagcttccagtttggattcgggagacagacactatctctactttcaagattaggcttaaaactttcctttttgctaaagcatatagttagggctggaccaggtgaccctgaatcctcccttagttatgctgcaatagacgtaggctgccggggattcccatgatgcattgagtttttcctttccagtcacctttctcactcactatgtgttaatagacctctctgcatcgaatcatatctgttattaatctctgtctctcttccacagcatgtctttatcctgttttccttctttcaccccaaccggtcgcagcagatggccccgcccctccctgagcctggttctgacagaggtttcttcctgttaaaagggagtttttccttcccactgtcgccacagtgcttgctcagagggggtcaaatgattgttgggtttttctctgtatttattattgtagggtctccctataaagtgccttgaggcgactgttgttgtgatttaacactgtataaatcaaattgaattgaattctgtTAAATTATTGCAGAATGTCCATATTATatccaaacaaaataaaagtgaactATTTGGCACTGTCTCCAGCTTTCAGATCCACATAACATTAATGAACCGCATCCTGACAGCTGCAGCCAAGGTTCCCTTCATTGCTTTGATCACATGGTCCTCATCAGTCTCCCTTGTTAGAAATCTGTGGGGCACAGCGACTGGTGGAATGACGTCTGCAGCCATGGCATCTGAAGAGCTGACTTTTCGAATTAAGTCCTTGAATGGACCCAGAACAGATATCACCTTCTTCAGTAGTGTCCACTGGTGAGCCATGAGCATATCAGGGAGTCCATATTCAGACACGAATATTTCCAGAGCCCGTTTCTGCCCAATCAATGACTATCCAGTGCCGTTACAGCGGGTCTGAACGTCTTGCTGGTGCCGCTTCGCAGATTGGTTGATATGTACTCGAGACGGGACCTCATGAACAACCAGCTGGAGAGTGTGAGCAGTACAAGGTAGGCTGGGCAGCTCAGCATCACTCATGGCATTAATCATATTTCTTGCGTTGTCCGGAGCACGACATCTTCAGTATATCCCAGGTCTGAAGCATGCTATCGAAAGCAGCTGCGATGGTTTGGCTTGTGTGCGAGCCCCTGAACGACTTTGCATGTAGTGGACTTGATGACGAACAAACTCCTCATCAATCCACTGCGCCGTTAAACTGAGGAGTGACATCAGGGACACATTGCTTGTCCAAATGTCTGTACTGAAACTGAAGCCTGAAACTTCCTGCATGTGGTtatgcatgtgttttttttactcttcAAAAGGTTTTGGCATCATTATGTCCGTGATGTATGGGCGGCTGGGAATCTCATATCGCGGCTCGAGTATGCCGAGAAGACGGCGAAATCCTACATTTTCCACGACCGACAGCGGCTGGTCATCCAGAGCGATAAAATGAGTCAGAGCCTCTGTTATTTTAACTGCTCGTGGATTTTCTCTTGACATTTTTCGTCACTTTTCCAAAACCTGAGTTAAAGTTGGCTGTTCTGGTTTTGCGTTAGCCTTAGTAAACTTGGTGTATTCCAGCACATGATGTGTTCTCAGATGTTTTATTAAATCGCTTGTATTGAACGATGTACTCTCCTATTTACCTGTCCCCTGTACAGGACGGCATCCTCCACTCCGACATCcgccctgtatgcaaactgtaGTGGGTACAACATGCCCAGGACCCACTACAGTTTGCATACAAGGCGGATGTCGGAGTGGAGGATGCCATCCTGTATCTCCTACATAGAGCccactcacacctggacaagggAAAAGGCACAGTGAGGaaccataaacaaccagaggagtctgttcagtgacaggttgcttctcccaaagacaagaaccagcagacttaaaaaagtcctttgtcccacacgccatcagactgtttaactcctctctggaggggagacaggaggacagagggggggaacaactgagctgtagttccttttcactgtgcaatagattttgttaatatccaacagtgcaatagacttcaatacttgaaatgtgcaattcccttgtattcttattcctatttattctgtTTATCCCTTTGTAtgctctgtatttatatatgtctctgtatttatatatgtctctgtatttatatatgtgtatatttggTATATTTCCGCTCACATTCTGTAACTTCTATCAGTGCTGTGCtattggaaaccgaatttcccagaggaacccacctgagggattaataaagttttatctaatctaatctaaaacCTTACCAGTACACAATTTGCACTCGGCCTTGCTTCTGTGGAGCCGCCAGTCTCACTTGCCTAACCCTGTTCCTGTTCAGCGTGACATGTGCCCCCAGCAGCCAATCTAAAAAATTACAACTGAAATGACAAGCCACCCTCTGACTCATGAAATAAGTTGGTATCGGTTAACCTTTACAATTATGagtacacacacattttacagtattgGCCCTGATAACTGATCCCAGTATCGGTACATCCCTATTTATTAGCGTTGACATTcatgtctttcttttctctctctctgtttctaaACAAACTCAAAGTCTCTGCAGCCTGGTTTTATTTGCTATCATCAGATCTTCAACAGCCTCATTCACATTTCTCACACACTCTAcagcagaggttcccaaagtgtggggcccgccccctaggggggcgtagagccattgcaggggggcgcggtatgaaaagggaaaaaaaaaaaaaaaagagcgcttggacactgtggacacgggctcccacataaacgcaaagcaggagatgaagcatcgccaaatatgtttccaaatcaacttccttccaagccaaagactagaaaatatggtgaagcatatcttccctttggcttcacctgcacaggtgccaaggtaggtctcccctgcaaaattagtttccctgcgtcgggagcagcgctgggctctccaaatcacggacaaacaggatcccacattcttgatttttagttcacaaacacttcttgtaataactaactactcctgacattttggacatgttagctctttatgcagtaaagttacagtgggatacaaataatatcaggctgatcctgccgtaatttgttccccctgttcaaatcacggacaaacagtatcccacagctgtttatgtttttgaacccattttgcacagagaggcatttttttgaaaaatgtattgacagcaatgttgaatattattacacaggaaaaaaaacaactacacgtaaaataattacaccgtgacgcctctgcctttctaaatggagggacagtaactgcgtgtgtatatgtaagcgtgtaaaacctgcagatagtcagattaacagtattttgtctctatctcccattctgcaattcatctcatgtaaacaataacgtggcgcacagcgtgacgtgaaaagaggcacatacctttgacgttgcgtgacgaactctgtattcctcgtccacacataaaggcataaaaggagttttaaataatctccgttttcggtgaatcgaaacgccgtttacgtgttgacgaaaagcccaaacgcatacaaacagctgcgttttcaaaaatacccgtgtaggtgtggacgcgaacgtttttcttgtaaaaaaggggggcctggcaaaaaaagtttaggAACCACTGCTCTACAGCCTATTCAGTACTGACTTCATCTTCACTGACTGATGAAGCACAATATGAACCTGTGGAGGCTAAAAACTGTCCTGTCAAACATCTCCCCATCACcactccacttctgtcagccttTAAACGAACCCTGCTTAAGTCTGTCACTTCTATTTGGAGCCAAGAGGAAAAACTGTTGTTTAGTCGTTTGGAAAGACACGACATTTCTGAAAGCACTCAAACTTCTTCACATTTGTCTTCAGACACATCCTGAACAATTAGGAACTAAAGAAAGTTTCAAAGATCAATCAAAGATctgaaatatagaaaaacaacaacagctgcagtcagtgaactcacctcagagtctccagtcgACAGTTTGGACTCTCCAGTCCAGCACACAGAAGTTTCACACCTGAATCCTGCAGTTTGTTCTtactcatgtccagctctgtcagatgggaggggttggacttcagggCTGAGGCCACAACTTCACAGTGAGTCTCTGAGAGTCCACACTTACACAATCTGTGATTatggaaaatataaaatgtgttattataaaagaagaaaatctgcattataaacacagactgaatgtacatgaagacaaaacagagtgACGTCATAATCTGATGAACATCTGCTCTTCACATCTGTGCTTCAGCTCCTCTTACTGTGTTCAACATGACACAATGATTCAGTCTCTCTCAGACCTTCAGACTTTTAATGAGAatctttgtttggctttaatCTGCAGATGAGGGAGGAAGATGGCGTCACATTTAGGCTTCCATAATATCCACAGTCTGTCAGTGAGATCTGATCTAGACTCAGAGTGAAGAAACACATTcggactgtttcctgttttgaatctagaacattttgaatgagttcagctcagtgaagagttCCAGCTGGaaagatgatctctgtttgctacctgctgctgtcaggtacGACTGTTCATGTCCACACGCAGGAAAAACCTGCTGACTGTTACCAAACGGAGCAGAAATCTCACCACTGGACAATAATGATGAAtgaactcagagctgctgatatCAGATCGATTTCaactaaacaaagaaatgatTGGCTCATTTTAGCTTTCTGAGCCATTAGTCTGCAGGTTTATCACTAGTTGGCAGAAAAAGATTTGTTTTCCTGTTCTGGGCTTCAGTGTTTAGGACTCCAGATCCAGGTGACAGCAAGTCAAAATGATGTTACCTGTCTGTGTCCAGCAGCAACCTGTGTTCACTTTGAATATTGTTATAAACTGACATGGATCAGTTTGTCTTTGgcaaaaaacacagcagtgaatTCCATCAGCAGAAAACAGGGACGACATTTCAGCAGCAACAACTAAACACTGAACAATCAGCTCTGTGATTAATGAGGACATGAAGTCAGACATTTGTCATTAGGAGCAGCAACAGGAATGAGAGTGAATCCATGTGCTGCTGTGACATCAGCGTTAGCTCacatatttgacacatgttCAGTCCAGATGTCAGCAGTGTCTTCTCACTCAGTTTGTCCCACTGTTGGCAGTAAGAGAGCACAGCTGGTTCACCTCTGAGCCCTCACTCTGAACCACAGCTCTGTCACTCAGGGACGTCAGTGCATCACACTAAACCAGAGTCTTCCTCAGCACCTTCATCCTCACTCACCATGTTTATGCCACTAAACTCTGTCTGTAGTTTGGTCTGTAGTCAGAGGAGAAGCTCAGACGGTGACTGCTCTGGATATTTGTCACtgtttttaacattagagtTCACTTCACTACAAAGAAGCTCTTCATAGATTCTTATTTCTGTCTTCTCTCTAACAGGAGCATCTGAatgaccaacaacagcagcagcagatttaAAATACTGCCCCCTAATCACACAACACAGGTACTACATGTAGATGtaagtaaatggcctgtatttgtatagcgctttacacgttcagtcatccacccattcacacattggtgatggcaagctacattgtagccacagctgccctggggcgcactgacagaggtgaggctgccggacactggcgccaccgggccctctgaccaccaccagtaggtaacgggtgaagtgtcttgccagAGCcttgtcggagccggggctcgaaccggcaaccttccgattacaagacgaactgccaactcttgagccactaCCAATGCAGGATCACACACACTTCCTGATCAACAgaaaatatcattttatttgaGAATTTCAAAATAATGAGAGTCGTTTAATACTGTGTAAATCTGAAGAACTAAACTACTAATCTACACTAATTAATGATGTTAATGATCACATCTGGACTCACCCagcctttctgcagttcctcacagctgCAGTCAGTCTCAGTCGTCCCTCTGTTGATGTGTTGTACTTCTGCAGGTCAAACTCATCcagaacctcctctgacatctgcagcatgaaggcCAGAGCTGAGCACTGGATCTCAGTGAGTTCCTTCTCTGATCTGTTCTCTGACTTCAGGAACTCTTGGATCTCCTGGTGTACTGAGAGGTcgttcatctccatcagacagtggaagatgttGATGCTTCTGTCAGGAGAGATTTTATCACTGTTCATCTTCTTCAGGTTGTTGATGACTGTCTGGATGGTTTCTGGACTGATCTCTGTCTGACCCAGCAGACCTCCTAAGAGTCTCTGGTTGGACTCCAGACAGAGGCCATGAAGGAAGCGAACAAACAGGTCCAGGAGGCCATTTTTACTCTGGATGGATTTCTTTATGATTAGCTTGAGAAAATCATCCAGAGATGActtcttgcatgtttttccCAGGAAGTCCTGCAGCAcctctgacttcctgttggtgtaacagtggaacatgtagactgcagccagaaactcctgaatgctcagatgaacaaagcagtaaactggtttctggaagatcacacactctcttttgaagatctctgtacaaactcctgagtacaccgaggcctctgtgacatccagaccacactgctccaagtcttcttggtagaacatgatgtttcctttctccagatgttcaaacgccagcctccccagcttcagaagaacttcCCTGTCTGCCTCCATCAGCTCCTGTGGACTCGTCTCATGTCCCTCAtggtacttgttcttcttcctctttgtctgaaccagcaggaagtgtgagtacatgtcagtcagggtcttgggcagctctcctctctcctctgtagtcaacatgtgctccagaactgtagcagtcatccagcagaagactgggatactacacatgatgtggaggctcctggatgtcttcatgtgggagatgattctgctggacagctcttcatcactgaatctcctcctgaagtactcctccttctgggcatcagtgaagcctcgtacttctgttagcctgtcaacacatgtaggagggatctgattggctgctgcaggtcgggaagttatccagacgagagccgagggaagcagattcccctcgatgaggtttgtcagcagctggctgactgatgacttctgtgtgacatcagacagaagcttcctgttggtgaaatccaatgaaagtctgctttcatccaggccgtcaaagatgaacaaaagattacacacagtgagctgctctgctgtgacgctctgtaatgttggatggaaaacatggatCAGCTCCAGGagactgtactgctcatctctgaccaagttcagctccctgaatgaaagcagaaccaccGGACTGATGTGTTGGTTCTCcaagccctctgcccagtccagagtgaacttctgcactgagaaggtttttccaacaccagcgacgccgttggtcagaaccactctgatggATCTCTGTTGGTCAGgaaaggctttaaagatgtcctggcaGCTGATTGGAGTGTCATGGAGGGCGTCCATCTTggaagctgtctccagctgcctcacctcatgttgggtatgaacctcttcactctgtccctctgtgatgtagagctcagtgtagatgctgttgaggagggttctacttcctgtttcatcacttccttcagtcacactttcacatctcctcctcagactgatcttatgttcatctaaaacctcctgcagaccaacatctgctgaaagaatgaaaaacaatgagactaaagagaaagaaaactcttcaatgtctgaacaacaacaagaaagttttcagaaatgagtccatcagcagacagatgttcagtcttactttgtacacagctgctctgactggcCGTCTGCAGTCCAGCTCTGGTTCTGGATCTTTTTCCACACTGGGGACAGGAGGAGtctcctgatgaagcagactggtcCCAGTATGAGGAGATGCACTGTCTGCAGAACCAGTGTCCACAGCTGGTAGAGACTGGATCCTTCAGGACGTCCTGACACAAAGCACAGCAGGACAGCTCCTCCTCACAAACaccactcctcttcctcttcctccctctgtgAACATATTTCTTTATCACTAAAATTATTTACTGTTAGTGACAAACATCCAGATTTGATGACACTGTGCAGAAGCTCTGATGGTCACAGAGAAAAGTCAAAGTGGAGAAACTTGTGTTTGAATTCAGAATCAGAGTTTCCTTTGCTGTTCCTGTCTTATTAAACACAGAGTGATCAGCCTACAAACTGCACAGTAAAAGCCTTCATCACAGAGCTGATTATGTCCTTCACTGGATGTACTGGAAGTTTGGGATCCATCACTTTgaactgacctttgacctcctctAAAAACTGTGGTGGAGCAGCGGTGTCACATTCAGAgctttcagctttattttgaaagagttcAGTCAGCAGGAAGTGACCTTCTGGGTtctgattttctttctcttattttacagaagtgaagaagaagaactaAAAGGTTTGAAATCATCTgagttatattttttaacattgccaccaaattgagttcagcctccAGCAGTAACTTTGTTTCATGATGCCTCCCTGATGATGTGATGTTTGACTACAAACCTGTTTATGTGTTAGACATTAATCACATGAACACAGGCAGAAAAAAGAAGCCAATGAAACAAATGACAGAAACGTGTTCATTCACTGCCATAATCCATATTGTATATGTACTGATCTttataaagaacaactctgcaacgCTTTGTTCTGAGTATCTGCTGTCAGCACACAGTGCAGCAGTAACTACAACCACACGTTTCTGTAGATGCTGAACATCAGCCTGGAGGAATCTGACCTCAGGTCTGCACAcagagcagcttcacctctgggATAATGCTGGCTTCAGCTCCTTCTACAatcaggcagaaggttctgCACCATCAGGACACAAACAGAGAGGAGCTTCTATCCTCAGACCATCCAAGTCCTAAATCAGAACGTGCTCCCCTCATAGCATCACCATCAGGGTTTAAACAGGACCTTACATCATGTTCTTGTCTCACTGTCATATTTCAGATCATATCTGATTATTATGACGTCACACGCTGCTACACTGATCCTGCTGCTTCATTACTGCTGATATTACTCTGCTCACTCTGTTCACTTACTCTGTTTACATCACTTTGCTCATTTGGGTTGTTCTGCTTGCACTGCTCTGTCAGTACATGCTGTGCTAATGTGGCACAAAGCAGGTTAACATTACATCTGCACaatgtttcattatttcatttaatgATTGTTTCTAATGTTTTGTCCAGTCACAGGAGCAGCTCAGCACATTTCACTGTGTTGACGTGTTTGACGATGCCTGTGACAAATAAACAGCCTCGGACTCTTCAATCTTCTACATTTCTTTGGAGATCAGCTCAGTGGCCTGTTGAGACCATCTTTCTGATGACTCAGTTCAGATTATTATCCTGatactttcttttaaaatgtgatgAAATCATTTATCTGATGTTCTGGCACAAATACACCAAAACAGTCCCAAACAGCATAAACCACCATGTTACACACAGTGTAATAAAAATACAGGCaactacaaataaaaacacttttaaaatataaactgaAATTGTAAAGTGGTCACAGAATTTCAAACACCCATAAATGAGTCAGCAGCTCTCTTACATGGTCAGCTGAGCTCCATGATTGAAGAACATTGTTGGTGCAGGTTCATGACTGAAGTCTGGAGGAAGTATGTCTTTGGACcagtcactcctcacagacacacagctggatactcgagactgtgacctctgacctctgcaaaTACAACCACATCACATTCATATCACATGAATTACTGATTAATCTCTGTTTAAAATCTTTTAAGcagctgcaaacacacaaactggatAATGTGATGGTTTCTGTCAGTAACAGTTATCACAGATTAGAGTACAGACGGCTGCAGAGACGTTCACAGCAACACAGAAGAAATCATTACCTTGGATTGCATTACTACGAGGATTaatactagagatggcacgataccatttttttatgtccgataccgatatcataaatttggatatctgtcgataccgatatgaagccgatatagtgtgtttttaatcaataaaactgtttttttaatatcttgctgcattttgtataagttcatactcaagtttaaataaacaacaacactgaagctattctgttatacctgtgtgtaaaaaatacactgcacccaaaatatttcatagttcagcaacactgatcaatctaataaacttaaacctgcaccatcctccctattctggtattttaaaaagtacttagcagaaatattaagcaacctaactaatagggttgcaaactcccagcaaaaaaaggaaaccaccccccaccctccacctcatgatgcttaatcgacctAATCatctttaatttgatg
It includes:
- the LOC109199432 gene encoding NACHT, LRR and PYD domains-containing protein 12 isoform X7, with product MEEEDGAASAASSCVCVRSDGVTQTPPHYSHGPAATKFFNHGAQLTIGQRSQSPVSSCVSVRSDWSKDILPPDFSHEPAPTVNFIHGAQLTIGQRSQSRVSSCVSVRSDWSKDILPPDFSHEPAPTMFFNHGAQLTIGRKRKRSGVCEEELSCCALCQDVLKDPVSTSCGHWFCRQCISSYWDQSASSGDSSCPQCGKRSRTRAGLQTANVGLQEVLDEHKISLRRRCESVTEGSDETGSRTLLNSIYTELYITEGQSEEVHTQHEVRQLETASKMDALHDTPISCQDIFKAFPDQQRSIRVVLTNGVAGVGKTFSVQKFTLDWAEGLENQHISPVVLLSFRELNLVRDEQYSLLELIHVFHPTLQSVTAEQLTVCNLLFIFDGLDESRLSLDFTNRKLLSDVTQKSSVSQLLTNLIEGNLLPSALVWITSRPAAANQIPPTCVDRLTEVRGFTDAQKEEYFRRRFSDEELSSRIISHMKTSRSLHIMCSIPVFCWMTATVLEHMLTTEERGELPKTLTDMYSHFLLVQTKRKKNKYHEGHETSPQELMEADREVLLKLGRLAFEHLEKGNIMFYQEDLEQCGLDVTEASVYSGVCTEIFKRECVIFQKPVYCFVHLSIQEFLAAVYMFHCYTNRKSEVLQDFLGKTCKKSSLDDFLKLIIKKSIQSKNGLLDLFVRFLHGLCLESNQRLLGGLLGQTEISPETIQTVINNLKKMNSDKISPDRSINIFHCLMEMNDLSVHQEIQEFLKSENRSEKELTEIQCSALAFMLQMSEEVLDEFDLQKYNTSTEGRLRLTAAVRNCRKAGLCKCGLSETHCEVVASALKSNPSHLTELDMSKNKLQDSGVKLLCAGLESPNCRLETLRLEHCGLSEISCDYLAAALKSNPSHLRELDLSWNNYLQDSGVKHLCGFLESPGCGLETLRLKECGLSKISCDYLAAALKSNPSHLRELDLSSDSHYFLNNNYLQDSGVKHLCGFLESPGCGLETLRLIRCGLSEISCGYLAAALKSNPSHLRELDLSGDSSSSVIKIINKLQDSGVKHLCGFLESPGCKLETLRLRGCGLSKISCDYLAAALKSNPSRLRELDLRGNNLKDKGVKQLSDLKESPDYRLETLVWR